A genomic segment from Desulfuromonas thiophila encodes:
- a CDS encoding DUF5714 domain-containing protein, with translation MYQPDSLPIAAVSGDPIFDVHRWLRLSHHGIPIYLYPEGPHWFVPSRGGDALLQQLRQNRPVSLTAEAVGFLQRLPQPPVAAYAGRAACLQLSGLQELWLHITNRCNLRCRHCLFASAADSAAELPLARLCQRIDEARALGCRLFALTGGEPTVHRDFVALVDHVLADPAAHVAVLTNGMALERLTSLADWPRDRLHWQISVDGLQARHDGLRGAGSFARLRQQLAGLRQQGWPFTLSMCVEADNLADMAAVVELAADWGAANVHFMWYFVRGRGGAERFADPGRIAAELRRALGVAERRGVRIDNLDALRTQLFAPPGTRHDGSGAGWQALAIGPDDRLYPSAALVDVAELATDLTAGLAAAWRDSAALTAIRHSSCATQDSPWRFLLGGGDLDHSYLHGGCFSGADPYLPLYEELALDLLVASASRQPDSERPLLRLKMGDVLESCGAHGAVALLHSNCLLALSQNDSRTVVKDFYAAAVGDRKEEILNPVCYDADLIDHIPEAFRFRGYGCGSPVLDAAITAGQTVLDLGCGSGVECFIAARLTGRQGRVIGVDMLAPMLELARQGAVGVAARLGYDNLEFHQAYLEALPLADASVDLILSNCVLNLSADKRCLFAEMWRVLKPGGRLVVADVVCESEPDAAIRNDEQLRGECIAGALTQKDLFGLLAESGFVHSRCLKRLPYRQVQGHAFFSLTFEAQRPALAEAAGAVRVLYPGPFASIGLEDGRLLFRGQLAWVSRQQAEAAGELLYQLEEDGTVANIAFSYSCNCALPARESDTQTVARQLSGCMLCGAPLLYAATSRLQRCHYCGRQFDSSVCCEQGHHVCDACHNADALAVIAHLCQEAEETELLPLFYRICRHPAIPLHGPQFHALVPAVILACYRNQGGTVSAAQMHMALQRGSQVMGGSCAFNGVCGAAVGVGIALSLLLEATPLTAVPRQQAQQLVQQVLAELAAFRAARCCQRDCVVALCKAAELSAALLPQPLRAGALEVCRQQARNPECLGAGCPLSPAARRRQTGSSLV, from the coding sequence ATGTATCAACCCGACAGTCTGCCGATAGCCGCTGTGTCCGGCGATCCGATCTTCGATGTGCACCGCTGGCTGCGGCTGTCGCATCATGGTATCCCGATTTACCTGTATCCCGAAGGCCCTCACTGGTTCGTGCCCAGTCGCGGTGGTGATGCCCTGCTGCAGCAGCTGCGGCAGAACCGGCCGGTGAGCCTGACCGCTGAGGCGGTCGGTTTTCTCCAGCGTCTGCCGCAGCCGCCGGTGGCGGCTTACGCTGGACGGGCCGCTTGCCTGCAGCTGAGCGGTTTGCAGGAGTTGTGGCTGCACATCACCAACCGCTGCAATTTGCGCTGTCGCCATTGTCTGTTTGCTTCCGCGGCGGACAGCGCCGCCGAACTGCCCTTGGCCCGTCTGTGCCAGCGCATTGACGAGGCCCGGGCGCTGGGTTGCCGGCTGTTCGCCCTGACCGGCGGGGAACCGACGGTCCATCGCGATTTTGTTGCCCTGGTTGACCATGTGCTGGCCGATCCGGCTGCCCATGTGGCGGTGCTGACCAATGGCATGGCGCTGGAGCGCCTGACCTCTCTGGCGGACTGGCCGCGCGACCGGCTGCACTGGCAGATCAGTGTCGATGGCCTTCAGGCCCGTCACGATGGCTTGCGCGGTGCCGGCAGTTTTGCCCGTCTGCGCCAGCAGCTTGCCGGCCTGCGCCAGCAGGGTTGGCCGTTTACCCTGTCCATGTGTGTCGAAGCGGACAATCTGGCCGACATGGCGGCGGTGGTGGAGCTGGCGGCTGACTGGGGCGCCGCCAATGTTCATTTTATGTGGTACTTCGTGCGCGGCCGTGGTGGTGCCGAGCGCTTTGCCGACCCTGGCCGGATTGCCGCCGAACTGCGCCGTGCTCTTGGTGTTGCCGAGCGTCGCGGGGTGCGGATCGACAATCTTGACGCGTTGCGGACGCAGCTGTTCGCGCCGCCCGGCACCCGTCACGATGGCAGCGGGGCTGGTTGGCAGGCGTTGGCCATCGGGCCGGATGATCGGCTCTATCCGTCGGCCGCGCTGGTTGATGTCGCCGAACTGGCGACAGATCTCACGGCCGGGCTGGCGGCCGCCTGGCGCGACAGTGCCGCCCTGACCGCCATTCGCCACAGCAGTTGCGCGACGCAGGATTCCCCCTGGCGTTTTCTGCTCGGTGGTGGCGATCTTGACCACAGCTATCTGCATGGTGGCTGTTTCAGCGGCGCCGATCCCTATCTGCCGCTGTATGAGGAGCTGGCGCTTGATCTGCTGGTAGCCAGCGCCAGTCGTCAGCCGGACAGCGAGCGGCCGCTACTGCGGCTGAAGATGGGCGATGTGCTGGAGAGCTGTGGTGCCCATGGTGCCGTGGCCCTGTTGCACTCCAACTGCCTGCTGGCGTTGAGCCAGAACGACAGTCGTACGGTGGTGAAGGATTTCTATGCCGCTGCGGTCGGCGATCGAAAGGAGGAGATTCTCAACCCGGTCTGCTATGACGCTGACCTGATCGATCACATCCCCGAGGCGTTCCGGTTTCGCGGTTATGGCTGCGGCAGTCCGGTGCTGGATGCTGCCATCACGGCGGGCCAGACCGTGCTGGATCTGGGCTGTGGCAGCGGGGTGGAATGCTTTATTGCCGCCCGGCTGACCGGCCGGCAGGGGCGTGTCATCGGTGTTGACATGCTGGCGCCCATGCTTGAGCTGGCCCGCCAGGGCGCGGTTGGTGTCGCCGCCCGTCTCGGTTACGATAACCTGGAGTTCCATCAGGCCTATCTTGAAGCGCTGCCGCTGGCCGACGCCAGTGTCGATCTGATTCTGTCCAACTGTGTGCTCAACCTGTCGGCTGACAAGCGCTGCCTGTTTGCCGAGATGTGGCGTGTCCTCAAGCCGGGTGGCCGGCTGGTGGTGGCCGATGTCGTGTGCGAGAGCGAGCCTGATGCCGCCATCCGCAACGACGAGCAGCTGCGGGGCGAATGCATTGCCGGTGCCCTGACCCAGAAGGATCTGTTCGGCCTGCTGGCGGAAAGCGGTTTTGTTCACAGTCGCTGTCTCAAACGGTTGCCGTACCGCCAGGTGCAGGGCCACGCCTTTTTTTCGCTGACCTTCGAGGCGCAACGTCCCGCCCTGGCGGAAGCGGCCGGCGCGGTGCGGGTTCTCTATCCCGGTCCCTTTGCCAGCATTGGCCTGGAGGATGGCCGGCTGCTGTTTCGCGGCCAGCTGGCCTGGGTGTCACGCCAGCAGGCCGAGGCGGCCGGTGAATTGCTCTATCAGCTGGAAGAGGATGGCACGGTGGCCAACATCGCCTTCAGCTACAGCTGCAACTGTGCCCTGCCGGCTCGCGAAAGCGACACTCAGACGGTGGCGCGGCAGCTCAGCGGTTGCATGCTGTGCGGTGCGCCCCTGCTGTATGCGGCCACCAGCCGGTTGCAGCGTTGCCATTATTGCGGGCGACAGTTCGACAGCAGTGTTTGTTGCGAGCAGGGCCATCATGTCTGTGATGCCTGCCATAATGCCGATGCCCTTGCGGTGATCGCCCATCTGTGTCAGGAGGCCGAGGAAACCGAGCTGCTGCCGTTGTTTTATCGCATCTGCCGCCATCCGGCCATTCCACTGCACGGGCCGCAGTTCCATGCCCTGGTGCCGGCCGTGATACTGGCCTGCTACCGCAATCAGGGCGGCACGGTGTCCGCGGCGCAGATGCACATGGCACTGCAGCGGGGTTCTCAGGTCATGGGCGGCAGTTGTGCCTTCAATGGGGTGTGTGGCGCGGCGGTGGGCGTGGGCATCGCCTTGAGTCTGTTGCTTGAGGCCACACCGCTGACGGCGGTGCCCCGCCAGCAGGCGCAGCAGCTGGTGCAGCAGGTGCTGGCCGAGCTGGCGGCTTTCCGGGCGGCCCGTTGTTGTCAGCGCGATTGTGTGGTGGCGCTGTGCAAGGCGGCGGAGTTGTCGGCGGCGTTGCTGCCGCAGCCGTTGCGGGCAGGGGCGCTGGAGGTTTGTCGTCAGCAGGCGCGGAATCCGGAATGTCTGGGTGCGGGCTGCCCGTTGAGCCCGGCAGCCCGGCGCCGCCAGACGGGTTCGTCGCTGGTCTAG
- a CDS encoding RNA-binding S4 domain-containing protein has product MDFSLAGHSQIELQQLLKVTGLCGSGGEAKQRIAAGEVSVDATIELRKRRKIHAGQQVRWRDHLIQVLP; this is encoded by the coding sequence ATGGATTTCTCCCTCGCCGGTCACAGCCAGATCGAACTGCAGCAACTGCTCAAGGTCACCGGTCTGTGCGGCAGTGGCGGCGAGGCCAAGCAGCGCATCGCCGCCGGCGAGGTCAGCGTCGACGCGACAATCGAGCTGCGCAAGCGCCGCAAGATTCACGCCGGCCAGCAGGTGCGCTGGCGCGATCACCTCATCCAAGTGCTGCCCTAG
- a CDS encoding hsp70 family protein, with the protein MTSTARPRFCIGIDLGTTNTALAYVDRQQPRQGSQLLLLPQWDSAASIRQLNSLPSFAYLPEQPPRAGENQLPASDSPWLVGTLARQQMSLHPGRVIHSAKSWLCHSGVDRNRALLPWQSSDIGENQRLSPVQASALYLDWLRRCWNQQLTTATPEAAFEQQQIVLTVPASFDAAAQQLTLQAAALAGYPLERLSLLEEPQAAFYHWLGQETHLAQLRDLLLQRDGAALQVLVCDIGGGTTDLSLFRVASDPQQAGGLRFERLAVSEHLLLGGDNIDLTLAHLLEQRLTGGGQRLRLKQWHQLLSQARELKERLLDASGEEAQRSYPVTLSGSGANLFASTQSCRIAASELQQLILDGFFPLCDADARPQQQAALLQEWGLPYAQDSAVSRHLAGFIAGQRVDALLFNGGTLVPASIRQRLHQLLSRWQPETATVVLENRSLSLAVAQGAARYSWILGEQPTSGARIGGGYAHALYLEVLGGARKKDRSLVCILPKGLEAGRTLQLREPAFDLLVNQPVRFQCCYAPRRTSDRAGTLLPWNADEFRPLPPLQTLIQLPPGAAKPANNRLPVHLEVSLNELGLLQIACVANDGSGRWRLDFNLRQDASGSPAPTGRRIEADPAVSQALPLIRSLFAKKKDPALPEVAPKQLVKALERLLGPREDWNSATLRRLWPELAEGMSRKARSIDHEQAWLYLAGFVLRPGYGVELDSARIEQLWRLQQLGLAFGKEKRIENQAWLLWRRVAGGLNAGRQQQLYAALADSLANQAEPAAEMVYLAGALEQLPPGTKTELVRLFGRQLLRDRTRHHAPYFWALGRLLARLPLYAGPETVVHPQQVEQFFRRVASLDWRQPPWQGFPALFAQAARHTEQRDMDISAPLRAELLDKMRASGASRHQLTVVERLVPLDDNDRTLQFGEALPTGLILVRS; encoded by the coding sequence ATGACCAGCACCGCCCGACCGCGCTTCTGCATCGGCATCGACCTGGGCACCACCAACACGGCCCTGGCCTACGTCGACCGCCAGCAGCCCCGCCAGGGCAGCCAGCTATTGCTGCTGCCCCAGTGGGATAGCGCCGCCAGCATCCGCCAGCTCAACAGCCTGCCTTCCTTTGCCTACCTGCCGGAGCAACCACCCCGCGCCGGCGAAAACCAACTGCCGGCCAGTGACAGCCCCTGGCTGGTTGGCACCCTGGCCCGCCAGCAGATGTCCCTGCATCCCGGCCGCGTGATTCATTCGGCCAAATCCTGGCTCTGCCACAGCGGCGTCGACCGCAATCGCGCCCTGCTGCCCTGGCAATCGAGCGATATCGGCGAGAACCAGCGCCTTTCACCGGTGCAGGCCAGCGCTCTCTATCTTGACTGGCTGCGGCGCTGCTGGAACCAACAGCTGACAACGGCCACACCAGAGGCCGCCTTCGAGCAGCAGCAGATCGTTCTGACCGTACCGGCCAGCTTCGATGCTGCCGCCCAGCAACTGACACTGCAGGCCGCGGCGCTGGCGGGCTATCCGCTGGAGCGCCTCAGTCTGCTGGAGGAACCGCAGGCTGCCTTCTACCACTGGCTGGGACAGGAGACGCATCTGGCCCAGCTGCGCGATCTGCTGCTGCAGCGCGATGGCGCCGCCTTGCAGGTGCTGGTCTGCGACATCGGCGGCGGCACCACCGACCTGAGCCTGTTCCGGGTGGCCAGCGATCCACAGCAGGCCGGTGGTCTGCGCTTCGAACGCCTGGCGGTGAGCGAACATCTGCTGCTCGGTGGCGACAACATTGACCTGACCCTGGCTCACCTGCTGGAGCAGCGCCTGACCGGCGGCGGCCAACGGTTGCGCCTGAAACAATGGCACCAGCTGCTCAGCCAGGCCCGCGAGCTGAAGGAACGGCTGCTCGACGCCAGCGGCGAGGAGGCCCAGCGCAGTTATCCGGTCACCCTCAGTGGCAGCGGCGCCAACCTGTTCGCCTCGACCCAAAGCTGTCGCATCGCCGCCAGCGAACTCCAGCAGCTGATCCTCGACGGCTTTTTCCCGCTATGCGATGCCGATGCCCGGCCGCAACAGCAGGCGGCGCTGCTGCAGGAATGGGGCCTGCCCTATGCACAGGACAGTGCCGTGTCGCGTCATCTGGCGGGCTTCATCGCCGGCCAGCGGGTCGACGCGCTGCTCTTCAACGGCGGCACCCTGGTTCCGGCCAGTATTCGCCAGCGCCTGCACCAGCTGTTGAGCCGCTGGCAGCCCGAAACCGCAACGGTGGTGCTGGAAAACCGCAGCCTGTCGCTGGCGGTGGCGCAGGGCGCGGCGCGTTACAGCTGGATTCTCGGCGAACAACCGACCAGCGGCGCCCGCATCGGTGGCGGCTATGCCCACGCCCTCTATCTGGAGGTGCTGGGCGGCGCCCGCAAGAAGGATCGCAGCCTGGTCTGCATTCTGCCCAAGGGGCTGGAGGCCGGCCGCACCCTGCAACTGCGCGAACCGGCCTTTGACCTGCTGGTCAACCAGCCGGTCCGCTTTCAGTGTTGCTACGCGCCGCGCCGCACCAGTGACCGTGCCGGCACCCTGCTGCCCTGGAATGCCGACGAATTCCGCCCACTGCCGCCGCTGCAAACCCTTATTCAGCTGCCGCCCGGCGCCGCCAAACCAGCCAACAACCGGCTGCCGGTGCATCTGGAGGTCAGCCTCAACGAACTGGGCCTGCTGCAGATCGCTTGCGTCGCCAACGATGGCAGTGGCCGCTGGCGCCTCGATTTCAATCTGCGTCAGGACGCCAGCGGCTCACCGGCTCCAACCGGCCGGCGCATTGAGGCTGATCCGGCAGTGTCACAGGCCCTGCCATTAATCCGTTCCCTGTTTGCCAAGAAAAAGGATCCGGCCCTGCCGGAGGTGGCCCCGAAGCAGCTGGTCAAAGCCCTTGAACGGCTGCTGGGCCCGCGCGAGGACTGGAACAGCGCCACCCTGCGCCGGTTATGGCCGGAACTGGCCGAAGGCATGAGCCGCAAGGCGCGCAGCATCGACCATGAGCAGGCCTGGCTCTATCTGGCCGGCTTCGTTCTGCGGCCGGGTTATGGGGTCGAACTGGACAGCGCCCGCATCGAGCAGCTCTGGCGCCTGCAACAGCTCGGCCTGGCTTTTGGCAAGGAAAAGCGGATCGAAAATCAGGCCTGGCTGCTGTGGCGCCGGGTCGCCGGCGGGCTCAACGCCGGCCGCCAGCAGCAGCTCTACGCTGCCCTAGCCGACAGCCTGGCCAACCAGGCCGAGCCGGCCGCCGAGATGGTCTATCTGGCCGGCGCGCTGGAACAGCTGCCGCCCGGCACAAAAACCGAGTTGGTCCGGCTGTTTGGCCGCCAGCTGCTGCGCGACCGCACCCGCCACCACGCCCCTTACTTCTGGGCGCTGGGGCGCCTGCTGGCCCGCCTGCCGCTTTACGCCGGACCGGAAACCGTCGTCCATCCCCAGCAGGTGGAACAGTTCTTCCGCCGCGTCGCCAGCCTTGACTGGCGCCAGCCCCCCTGGCAGGGCTTTCCCGCCCTGTTTGCCCAGGCCGCCCGTCACACCGAACAGCGCGACATGGATATCAGCGCCCCGCTGCGGGCGGAACTGCTCGACAAGATGCGCGCCAGCGGCGCCAGCCGTCATCAGCTGACCGTCGTCGAACGACTGGTGCCCCTTGATGACAACGACCGCACCCTGCAATTCGGCGAAGCATTGCCGACCGGCCTGATCCTGGTACGCAGTTAG
- a CDS encoding Hsp70 family protein, whose translation MSKCYAIGIDLGTSNSSVALANLTDTAAPRTLPICQQISARALGDRDTLPSALYLPSEDEQRQLPPLPWPTGAEHCCGLYAREHGALLPERLVTSAKSWLGHNHLDPRQPILPWNSRLTQRLLSPCQVQTQFLRHLQHNLRYQLRQQQPSFDLTQAEVVLTVPASFNEVARLLTAEAAREAGWGEVTLLEEPQAAFYHWLTSQGELWREQVQPGDVILVCDIGGGTTDFSLIAVTARQGELALERISVGDHLLLGGDNLDLALAYSLQAQLETQGKKLDHSQFLALVQGCRAGKETLLGDQPPESYPIALASRGASLFARSLTVALTRTLVEQVVFDGFLAPCTIDCQPDASGQAGLQEVGLHYAADPVFSHHLAAFLVASAQAVTAHADLAEQVRNQRLEQGGRAFLFPTAVLFNGGIFRSRRLQQRLFGLLQQFCPERPLRLLCGGDPDLAVARGAASYARQRVAGGLRIKAGTARSYYIGLQAAMPAVPGFKPPLKGVCIVPRGMEEGSEQTLNGREFALLTGQPVEFRFFSSNQRPADTIGDAVEDIAELQECASLQLSLPAEEQQQRVAVQLRSRITELGTLELWLHQPDSQRRWKVEINLRANGGPAA comes from the coding sequence ATGTCAAAATGTTACGCCATCGGTATCGATCTGGGCACGTCCAATTCGTCCGTTGCCCTGGCGAACCTGACCGACACGGCCGCTCCCCGCACCCTGCCGATCTGCCAGCAGATCAGCGCCCGCGCCCTCGGCGACCGTGACACCCTGCCTTCGGCACTGTACCTGCCCAGCGAGGACGAACAACGCCAGCTGCCGCCGCTGCCCTGGCCGACCGGAGCCGAACACTGCTGCGGACTTTACGCCCGCGAACATGGCGCCCTGCTGCCCGAACGCCTGGTGACCTCGGCCAAATCCTGGCTTGGCCACAACCATCTCGATCCCCGCCAGCCCATCCTGCCGTGGAACAGCCGTCTCACGCAGCGCCTGCTGTCCCCCTGCCAGGTCCAGACCCAGTTTTTGCGGCATCTGCAGCATAACCTGCGATACCAGTTGCGCCAGCAGCAGCCTTCCTTCGATCTGACCCAGGCCGAGGTGGTCCTGACGGTGCCGGCGTCCTTCAACGAGGTCGCCCGGCTGCTGACCGCCGAGGCGGCGCGCGAGGCCGGCTGGGGTGAAGTGACGCTGTTGGAGGAGCCGCAGGCTGCCTTCTACCACTGGCTGACCAGCCAGGGCGAACTGTGGCGTGAGCAGGTGCAGCCCGGCGACGTCATTCTGGTCTGCGATATCGGCGGCGGCACCACCGACTTCAGCCTGATCGCCGTCACCGCCCGGCAGGGAGAACTGGCCCTCGAACGCATCAGCGTCGGCGACCATCTGCTGCTCGGCGGCGACAACCTCGATCTGGCGCTGGCCTACAGCCTGCAGGCCCAGCTTGAAACCCAGGGCAAGAAGCTTGATCACAGCCAGTTTCTCGCCCTGGTGCAGGGCTGCCGCGCCGGCAAGGAAACCCTGCTCGGCGACCAGCCGCCGGAAAGCTATCCCATTGCCCTGGCCAGTCGCGGCGCCAGCCTGTTCGCCCGCAGCCTGACGGTAGCGCTGACCCGCACCCTGGTTGAACAGGTCGTGTTTGATGGCTTTCTGGCGCCCTGCACCATCGACTGCCAGCCGGATGCCAGTGGCCAGGCCGGCCTGCAGGAAGTCGGCCTGCACTATGCCGCCGACCCGGTATTCAGCCATCATCTGGCGGCCTTTCTGGTCGCCAGCGCCCAGGCGGTAACGGCGCACGCCGACCTGGCCGAACAGGTGCGCAATCAGCGCCTTGAACAGGGCGGCCGGGCCTTTTTGTTTCCCACGGCGGTTCTGTTCAATGGTGGCATCTTCCGCTCCCGCCGCCTGCAACAGCGCCTGTTTGGCCTGCTGCAGCAATTTTGCCCCGAGCGACCGCTGCGCCTGCTGTGCGGCGGAGATCCCGACCTGGCGGTCGCCCGCGGCGCCGCCAGTTACGCCCGCCAGCGGGTCGCTGGCGGCCTACGCATCAAGGCCGGCACCGCCCGTTCCTACTATATCGGTCTGCAGGCCGCCATGCCGGCCGTACCGGGCTTCAAGCCACCCCTCAAGGGCGTCTGTATCGTGCCACGCGGCATGGAGGAAGGCAGCGAGCAGACCCTCAACGGTCGCGAATTTGCCCTGCTGACCGGTCAGCCGGTCGAATTCCGTTTTTTCAGCAGCAATCAGCGACCAGCTGACACCATCGGCGATGCGGTGGAGGATATTGCCGAATTGCAAGAATGCGCCAGCCTGCAACTGAGCCTGCCAGCCGAGGAACAGCAGCAGCGTGTCGCGGTGCAACTGCGCAGTCGCATTACCGAGTTGGGCACCCTGGAACTCTGGCTGCACCAACCCGACAGCCAGCGGCGCTGGAAGGTGGAAATCAACCTGCGCGCCAACGGGGGACCAGCCGCATGA
- a CDS encoding DUF2760 domain-containing protein: MSIVLSVINLAVLVTLFYTAVPAEAQPVLQITALVLTLLLTLLQLRQRLAGAARPAPQATVATSLPPGPQLPVAARTVDNGQLQDAAVVQFLGRLQEKGRLVDFVMDDMTAYADEQVGAAARIVHQGCREVLFDFFRIVPVHDGNEDDPIELADGYDSQSYRLIGRVPERGPYQGQVIHRGWQTQSCHLPQLNEATNDLVSLQRIIAPAEIEIDPQD, encoded by the coding sequence ATGTCGATTGTTCTGTCTGTAATCAACCTCGCCGTTCTGGTCACCCTGTTCTATACCGCGGTTCCCGCCGAAGCCCAGCCCGTCCTGCAGATCACCGCCCTGGTACTGACGCTGCTGCTGACACTGCTGCAACTGCGCCAACGCCTGGCCGGCGCTGCCCGCCCCGCCCCGCAGGCCACGGTCGCCACCAGCCTCCCCCCCGGCCCGCAGTTGCCGGTAGCTGCCCGCACGGTCGATAACGGCCAGTTGCAGGATGCCGCCGTGGTCCAGTTTCTCGGCCGATTGCAGGAAAAGGGCCGGCTGGTCGATTTCGTCATGGACGACATGACGGCCTATGCCGATGAGCAGGTTGGCGCGGCAGCGCGCATCGTGCATCAGGGCTGCCGCGAGGTTCTGTTCGACTTCTTCCGCATTGTGCCGGTGCATGACGGCAATGAAGACGATCCCATCGAACTGGCTGACGGCTACGACAGCCAGAGCTACCGCCTGATCGGCCGGGTGCCCGAGCGTGGTCCCTACCAGGGCCAGGTCATCCACCGCGGCTGGCAGACCCAGAGCTGTCATTTGCCCCAGCTCAACGAGGCCACCAACGATTTGGTGAGCCTGCAGCGCATCATCGCGCCGGCCGAAATCGAAATCGACCCGCAGGACTGA
- a CDS encoding bifunctional diguanylate cyclase/phosphodiesterase, which yields MSPRRASIRSYLALLTLVAVLPALALIVHGGLRQRDEAIAQAQNQLRILAGSLVESQLGTIKAARQTLQTLALTPAVQQQNAANCSRLFQAVVKQTPALLNIALCDKGGRVLAAARPLETRYLADRKHVRDALRLNRFAAGEFLFTRLGHTEPAFAYALPLRDSQGQTRGVLTAVLRLSDFASLLQQARLPDASFMAVTDHQGTRLFFHPPNPANPIGRPIAPTTWQAAGQAQEAGQVSVIASNGRRTLMAYHPVRLAPDEPPHLVIWVGIAEQRILAQANRQWQYGLSLMVLVTLLALLSARQLGLKLLVRPLALLAQAAEEFGHGRPWRLPRTGRQPLELERLADSFEHMVLHLQQSQQQQQQSEERLRHLATHDELTGLANRRLLHERLEQVISTRSQRQQRVAVLLLDLDRFQFINDSLGHNQGDALLCQIGARLRQCVQPEDTVCRLGGDEFALVLNDPGPGDSLTSLAGQLLERISQSCTIGNHHVTVTASLGISLYPADGGDSISLLRNADLAMYQAKQRGNGFAFYRAEMNRHALKILELENDLRHALERRELLLHYQPKVELARGRIIGCEALLRWQHPQRGLVSPADFIPLAEETGLIVPIGAWALLEACNQAMQWQQQGLPAIGMAVNLSSRQFRSGDLPTAVAAALRHSALPASRLELELTESMVMDDPAGAVQTMQQLKGCGLQLSLDDFGTGYSSLNYLRHFPVDCLKIDASFIRDVDRDPSAAAVVTSIIDIAQNLGLTTIAEGVETHAQLTFLRRCQCDALQGYLYSRPLPAADFAQLLARPPALAHLAART from the coding sequence ATGTCGCCCCGTCGCGCCTCCATCCGCAGTTACCTGGCGCTGCTGACCCTCGTTGCCGTGCTGCCCGCCCTGGCCCTGATCGTTCACGGCGGCCTGCGGCAACGTGACGAGGCCATCGCCCAGGCCCAGAATCAGCTGCGCATTCTGGCCGGCAGCCTGGTCGAAAGCCAGCTGGGCACCATCAAGGCAGCACGCCAGACCCTGCAGACCCTGGCCCTGACCCCGGCGGTACAGCAGCAGAATGCCGCCAACTGCAGTCGCCTGTTTCAGGCCGTCGTCAAGCAGACCCCCGCTCTGCTCAATATCGCTCTGTGCGACAAGGGCGGTCGGGTACTGGCGGCAGCCCGCCCCCTGGAAACCCGCTATCTGGCCGACCGCAAGCATGTTCGTGACGCCCTGCGTCTCAACCGTTTTGCCGCCGGCGAGTTTCTCTTCACCCGCCTGGGCCATACCGAACCGGCTTTTGCCTACGCCCTGCCCCTGCGCGACAGCCAGGGGCAGACCCGCGGGGTGCTGACCGCCGTGCTGCGGCTGAGTGACTTCGCCAGCCTGCTGCAACAGGCCCGGTTGCCGGACGCATCCTTCATGGCAGTAACCGACCACCAGGGAACCCGCCTCTTCTTTCATCCGCCCAATCCAGCCAATCCGATTGGCCGACCGATCGCGCCAACCACCTGGCAAGCGGCCGGCCAGGCCCAGGAAGCGGGCCAGGTCAGTGTCATCGCTTCCAACGGCCGTCGCACCCTGATGGCCTACCATCCGGTACGGCTGGCACCTGACGAACCGCCCCATCTGGTGATCTGGGTGGGCATCGCCGAGCAGCGCATCCTTGCCCAGGCCAATCGTCAGTGGCAATACGGCCTGAGCCTGATGGTACTGGTCACTCTGCTGGCACTGCTGAGCGCTCGCCAGCTTGGCCTGAAGCTGCTGGTCCGGCCGTTGGCCCTCCTGGCCCAGGCCGCCGAGGAATTCGGCCATGGCCGTCCCTGGCGGCTGCCCCGCACGGGGCGACAGCCCCTGGAGCTGGAACGGCTGGCCGACAGCTTCGAACACATGGTCCTGCATTTACAACAGAGCCAGCAACAGCAGCAGCAGTCTGAGGAACGCCTGCGCCACCTGGCCACCCACGACGAACTGACCGGCCTGGCCAACCGCAGGTTATTGCACGAACGGCTCGAACAGGTCATCAGTACCCGATCCCAGCGACAACAGCGTGTAGCGGTGCTGCTGCTCGACCTCGACCGCTTCCAGTTCATCAATGACAGCCTCGGTCACAACCAGGGCGACGCCCTGTTGTGCCAGATCGGCGCGCGGCTGCGCCAGTGCGTGCAACCTGAGGACACCGTCTGCCGCCTGGGCGGTGACGAATTTGCCCTGGTGCTGAACGATCCGGGCCCCGGCGACAGCCTGACATCTCTGGCAGGCCAGCTGCTCGAACGCATCAGTCAGTCATGCACCATTGGAAACCACCATGTCACGGTCACCGCCAGCCTCGGCATCAGCCTGTACCCGGCCGACGGCGGCGACAGCATCAGCCTGCTGCGCAACGCCGATCTGGCCATGTACCAGGCCAAGCAGCGCGGCAATGGCTTTGCCTTTTATCGCGCCGAGATGAACCGGCACGCGCTGAAGATCCTGGAACTGGAAAACGACCTGCGTCATGCCCTCGAACGCCGGGAACTACTGCTGCACTACCAGCCCAAGGTGGAACTGGCTCGTGGCCGGATCATTGGCTGCGAGGCGCTGCTGCGCTGGCAGCATCCCCAGCGCGGCCTGGTTTCGCCGGCCGACTTCATCCCCCTGGCCGAGGAAACCGGCCTGATCGTTCCCATTGGCGCCTGGGCGCTACTGGAAGCCTGCAACCAGGCCATGCAATGGCAGCAGCAGGGGCTGCCTGCCATCGGCATGGCGGTCAACCTGTCGTCGCGCCAGTTCCGCTCCGGCGATCTGCCCACTGCCGTCGCTGCCGCCTTGCGCCACAGCGCCCTGCCGGCCAGCCGTCTGGAGCTGGAACTGACCGAAAGCATGGTGATGGACGATCCTGCAGGCGCCGTTCAGACCATGCAGCAGCTGAAAGGTTGCGGTCTGCAGCTCAGCCTTGATGACTTTGGCACCGGCTACTCCAGCCTGAACTACCTGCGCCATTTTCCTGTCGACTGCCTCAAGATCGATGCTTCCTTTATCCGCGATGTCGATCGCGATCCCAGCGCCGCAGCGGTAGTCACCAGCATCATCGATATCGCCCAGAACCTGGGCCTGACCACCATTGCCGAAGGCGTCGAAACCCACGCGCAACTGACTTTTCTGCGCCGTTGCCAATGTGACGCCCTTCAGGGCTACCTGTACAGCCGGCCTCTGCCAGCGGCGGATTTCGCCCAACTGCTGGCCCGGCCGCCAGCTCTGGCCCACCTGGCGGCCAGAACCTGA